In Paenibacillus sp. 1781tsa1, one DNA window encodes the following:
- the spoIIIAC gene encoding stage III sporulation protein AC: MNLEVNAIFQIAGIGIIIAMIHTVLKQMGKEDMAHWVTVIGFVVVLFMVVRMLDSLLQEIKSIFLFQ; the protein is encoded by the coding sequence ATGAATCTAGAAGTGAACGCAATCTTTCAAATTGCGGGTATCGGAATCATTATTGCCATGATTCACACGGTACTGAAACAAATGGGAAAGGAAGATATGGCTCACTGGGTGACCGTAATCGGATTTGTCGTTGTATTGTTCATGGTGGTCCGTATGCTGGACAGCCTGCTACAAGAGATCAAATCGATATTTCTTTTTCAATGA
- the spoIIIAB gene encoding stage III sporulation protein SpoIIIAB translates to MVNMLGAVIILLASTLAGFYKARQYALRPRQLRELIAALQRLMTEINYGLTPLPDAMGKMGAQTKEPVKTLFLHAATQMEPPHGLTARESLQSGVDLAWGRSAMKADEREVMLQLSFSLGTSDRQDQTKHISLAIQQLMHEESRAQADQMKYERMSRSLGMLVGALIVILIF, encoded by the coding sequence TTGGTTAACATGCTTGGTGCGGTAATCATTCTGTTAGCCAGCACCCTCGCGGGTTTTTACAAGGCAAGACAGTATGCATTAAGACCGAGACAGTTGCGAGAACTCATTGCAGCCCTCCAGCGACTAATGACGGAGATTAACTATGGGCTCACTCCCCTTCCCGATGCCATGGGCAAGATGGGAGCCCAGACCAAAGAACCTGTTAAGACGCTGTTCCTTCATGCAGCCACACAGATGGAACCTCCCCATGGACTCACTGCTCGGGAAAGTCTGCAGTCAGGCGTGGATCTAGCATGGGGAAGATCGGCCATGAAGGCTGACGAGCGGGAAGTCATGCTGCAATTAAGCTTCAGCCTTGGCACAAGTGACCGTCAGGATCAGACCAAACATATATCGTTAGCCATTCAACAACTAATGCATGAGGAATCCCGTGCCCAGGCAGATCAAATGAAATATGAACGAATGAGCCGAAGCCTCGGGATGCTTGTCGGAGCGTTAATCGTCATTCTGATCTTCTGA
- the spoIIIAA gene encoding stage III sporulation protein AA produces MKVNWKELFPEPIRTILGRMPPALLEQVEEVRIREGRPLEINADNTYHFLTPQGCPTGNPEEAYVPQKEVTHRLLDLISNHSLYTLEEELRKGFITIPGGHRIGLAGRTVLSGGRVEYLRDINGFNVRIAREVHGVADRILPYLLDMKSGQVLHTLILSPPQQGKTTLLRDLARQISSGTKLTGGTELVQGIRPRLKVGIVDERSEIAGSYKGVPGFDVGPRTDVMDGCPKAEGMMMMLRSMSPDVLIVDEIGRPEDAEAVMEALHAGVSVIATAHGRDLSELSARPALRTLITEQMFQRYVQLQRTSRGMTFRLADGKMRGLQQSGAGGEGFG; encoded by the coding sequence ATGAAGGTGAACTGGAAGGAACTTTTTCCGGAACCGATCCGAACCATTCTCGGAAGGATGCCACCCGCTCTATTGGAACAAGTGGAGGAAGTACGTATTCGTGAAGGCAGACCCCTGGAGATTAATGCAGACAACACATACCACTTCCTGACACCTCAAGGTTGTCCGACCGGGAATCCTGAAGAAGCGTATGTCCCTCAGAAAGAAGTGACGCACAGGTTGCTGGATCTGATCAGTAATCATTCACTTTATACATTGGAAGAGGAACTGCGCAAAGGGTTTATCACCATACCTGGCGGACATCGAATCGGACTTGCTGGCCGGACGGTACTAAGCGGTGGGCGTGTCGAATACCTGCGCGACATCAACGGGTTTAACGTTCGGATAGCCCGTGAGGTACATGGAGTGGCTGATCGTATCCTTCCTTATCTTCTCGATATGAAGAGCGGACAGGTCCTGCACACGTTAATCCTTTCGCCACCACAACAAGGAAAGACGACATTGCTGCGAGATCTGGCGAGACAAATTAGCAGTGGTACAAAGCTTACAGGGGGCACTGAACTGGTTCAAGGCATACGTCCGCGTCTGAAAGTGGGCATTGTGGATGAAAGGTCCGAAATTGCTGGTAGCTACAAAGGAGTACCTGGCTTCGACGTAGGTCCCCGAACCGATGTGATGGACGGTTGTCCGAAGGCTGAGGGCATGATGATGATGCTTCGCTCCATGTCGCCCGATGTCCTGATTGTGGACGAGATCGGCCGTCCGGAGGATGCTGAGGCAGTGATGGAAGCCCTGCATGCAGGAGTCTCTGTAATCGCGACTGCTCATGGCCGTGACCTATCGGAGCTGTCGGCCAGACCCGCCCTCAGAACCTTAATTACAGAGCAGATGTTTCAACGATATGTCCAGCTGCAACGGACGAGCCGGGGCATGACCTTTCGGCTGGCTGATGGCAAAATGCGTGGGTTGCAGCAGAGCGGTGCAGGAGGTGAAGGCTTTGGTTAA
- a CDS encoding 2-phosphosulfolactate phosphatase produces MRVDVVANVNEVRTIDIAGRSAVVIDVLCTTSTIVTALAYDASAVIAVETVPQAKQMEVKDCIRGGERFDKKITGFEVGNSPYEYMTAGIADKTIILTTTDGTRALIKASKGKHVFAGSFLNVQAVAAVLCELQRDVLLLCAGNQDEFALEDGLCAGCIIDELHRQSCSPLQLNDLGTVLHQAVSQSQESIPDLVQRSVSGRRLEKLGRVHDISYCSQLNLLDCVPEMGEGNRMQPYRGIRGGKMFKLM; encoded by the coding sequence GTGCGAGTCGATGTTGTTGCCAATGTGAATGAAGTACGTACCATTGATATTGCAGGGCGAAGTGCAGTTGTCATTGATGTATTGTGTACGACCAGTACAATTGTTACGGCTCTGGCGTATGACGCTTCGGCTGTGATTGCCGTAGAGACGGTTCCACAAGCCAAACAAATGGAAGTGAAAGATTGCATTCGAGGCGGAGAGCGTTTTGACAAAAAAATCACCGGATTTGAGGTGGGGAATTCCCCCTATGAATATATGACCGCAGGCATTGCAGATAAAACCATTATTCTAACCACAACCGATGGTACCCGAGCTTTGATCAAGGCTTCCAAGGGGAAACATGTATTCGCTGGTTCATTCCTCAATGTGCAGGCTGTTGCGGCAGTTCTATGTGAACTTCAACGGGATGTATTGCTGTTATGTGCGGGGAACCAGGATGAATTTGCTTTGGAGGACGGCTTGTGTGCTGGATGTATCATTGACGAACTGCACCGTCAATCCTGTTCTCCCCTCCAACTAAACGATCTCGGCACAGTGCTTCATCAAGCCGTATCCCAAAGTCAGGAGAGCATTCCGGATCTGGTGCAAAGATCTGTTAGTGGGCGGAGGCTTGAAAAGTTAGGCAGAGTTCATGATATTTCGTATTGTTCTCAATTAAACCTGCTGGATTGCGTTCCCGAGATGGGGGAGGGGAACCGCATGCAACCATACAGAGGCATACGCGGGGGGAAGATGTTCAAGTTGATGTGA